The genomic stretch TCGCGATGACGCCGCAGGACGACGGCTGGTTCGCAGTCGATGCGCCGGCTGCGCCGGGCGCGCGCTATCGCTTCGTGCTCCCCGACGGCATGACCGTGCCCGACCCCGCGTCGCGCGCGCAGGCGGGGGGCGTCCACGGCTGGAGCCTGCTGGTCGACTCCGAATCCTATCGCTGGCGCACCGACTGGCGCGGGCGGCCCTGGCACGAAACCGTGCTGATCGAAGTCCATGCCGGCGTGCTCGGCGGCTTTCGCGGGGTGCGCGATCGGCTGCCGGCGCTCGCCGAGCTGGGGGTCACCGCGGTCGAGCTGATGCCGGTCGGCGCGTTCGGCGGGACGCGCAATTGGGGCTATGACGGGGTGCTGCCGTTCGCGCCGGCGGAAAGCTATGGCACCCCCGACGACCTCAAGGCGCTGGTCGACGGTGCCCATGCGCTGGGGATGATGATCTTCCTCGACGTGGTCTATAATCACTTCGGTCCCGACGGAAACTATCTCGGCGCCTATGCCGGCGACTTCTTCGACGCCGAAGTCGATACGCCCTGGGGCGGCGCAGTGGCGGTCGCCCGGCCGGCCGTCGCGGCTTTCTTCATCGAGAATGCCCGGATGTGGATCGAGGAATATCGCTTCGACGGGCTGCGCTTCGATGCGGTCCACGCGATCGGCGACGATCGCTTCCTCGACGCGCTTGCCGCCGAGCTGCGCGCGGCGGTGCCCGACCGACGTGTTCATCTCGTCCTCGAAAATGAGGGGAACGATGCGGATCGGCTCGCGCCGGACCGTTTCGATGCGCAATGGAATGACGATTTCCACAATGTTCTGCACGTCCTGCTGACCGGCGAGACCGCGGCATATTATTCGGGGTTTGCTGAAGATCCGACCGAGAAGCTCGCACGCTGCCTTGGCGAAGGGTTCATCTATCAGGGCGAGACCCCGCCCGGCGCCGAGCACGCGCGCGGGAAGGCGAGTGGGCACCTCCCGGCGACCGCCTTCGTGGCCTTTCTCCAAAACCATGACCAGATCGGCAATCGAGCGATGGGCGAGCGGCTCACTTCGCTCGCCGATCACGACAAGTTGCGCGCGGCGACGGCGCTCCTGCTGTTGTGCCCGCAAATCCCACTGCTGTTCATGGGCGACGAGGACGGCAGCGAAAGCCCCTTCCTGTTCTTCACCGACTTCCACGACGAACTAGCCGATGCGGTGCGCGAGGGGCGCCGCCGCGAATTTTCAAACTTCTCCGCCTTTGCCGACCCCGCAGCGCGCGAAACCATCCCCGATCCCAACGCCCGCGAGACATTCGATCACTCACGCCCCGAACCGGGGCCGGCAGCAGGCGAATGGCGAACATTCTATCGGGAACTGCTTGCGCTGCGGCACGCGCACATCATCCCGCGGTTGAAGGGCGCGCGACCGCTCGGCGCTCGCGTGATCGGCACGGGGGCAGTGGAGGCGCGCTGGAAGATGGCCGACGGCGCGACGCTGGCGATCGCGCTGAACCTCGGCGATGGTCCGGTCGCCTTTCCCGCCGGGACGGGACAAACCCTCTTCGCGCTCGGTGCACCCGGCGCTCCGGCAAGCATCGTCGTGGAACGCATCCCATGAGCGCGCTGCACGATCTCGCCGCCGCCGTCGGCCTGCCGCGCGACTGGGAAGATGCCG from Sphingomonas hengshuiensis encodes the following:
- the treZ gene encoding malto-oligosyltrehalose trehalohydrolase, whose amino-acid sequence is MTRWGPRLLGDGCVRFRLWAPGTDAVSVELAGAEPLAMTPQDDGWFAVDAPAAPGARYRFVLPDGMTVPDPASRAQAGGVHGWSLLVDSESYRWRTDWRGRPWHETVLIEVHAGVLGGFRGVRDRLPALAELGVTAVELMPVGAFGGTRNWGYDGVLPFAPAESYGTPDDLKALVDGAHALGMMIFLDVVYNHFGPDGNYLGAYAGDFFDAEVDTPWGGAVAVARPAVAAFFIENARMWIEEYRFDGLRFDAVHAIGDDRFLDALAAELRAAVPDRRVHLVLENEGNDADRLAPDRFDAQWNDDFHNVLHVLLTGETAAYYSGFAEDPTEKLARCLGEGFIYQGETPPGAEHARGKASGHLPATAFVAFLQNHDQIGNRAMGERLTSLADHDKLRAATALLLLCPQIPLLFMGDEDGSESPFLFFTDFHDELADAVREGRRREFSNFSAFADPAARETIPDPNARETFDHSRPEPGPAAGEWRTFYRELLALRHAHIIPRLKGARPLGARVIGTGAVEARWKMADGATLAIALNLGDGPVAFPAGTGQTLFALGAPGAPASIVVERIP